A stretch of Streptococcus chenjunshii DNA encodes these proteins:
- a CDS encoding 6-phospho-beta-glucosidase: protein MTYQAFPEGFLWGGATAANQCEGAYDADGRGLANVDVVPIGKDRFPIITGQKKMFDFEEGYFYPAKESIDFYGHYKEDIALFAEMGFKTYRMSIAWTRIFPKGDEAEPNEAGLQFYENVFKECRKYGIEPLVTITHFDCPMYLIEHYGGWRNRKLIDFYEHLCRALFTRFKGLVHYWLTFNEINMILHAPFMGAGLYFEEGENAEEVKYQAAHHELVASALATKIAHEVDPDNKVGCMLAAGQYYPNTCNPDDYWEALQEDRENYFFIDVQARGEYPNYAKKKFAKLGLQLEMTAEDLVLLKEHTVDFISFSYYSSRVASADSSLKETTAGNIFASLKNPYLKSSEWGWQIDPLGLRITLNTLWDRYQKPLFIVENGLGAVDTPDENGYVADDYRIDYLREHIKTMNQAINEDGVELWGYTTWGCIDLVSAGTGEMKKRYGFIYVDRDNEGNGSLKRSKKKSFAWYKKVIASNGTDLD, encoded by the coding sequence ATGACTTATCAAGCTTTTCCGGAAGGATTTTTATGGGGTGGTGCGACAGCCGCCAATCAGTGTGAGGGCGCCTATGATGCAGACGGCCGTGGATTGGCTAATGTTGATGTTGTTCCAATTGGTAAGGATCGTTTCCCTATCATCACTGGTCAGAAAAAAATGTTTGATTTCGAGGAGGGCTATTTTTATCCAGCCAAAGAATCAATTGATTTTTACGGTCATTACAAAGAAGATATTGCTCTTTTTGCAGAAATGGGCTTCAAAACTTACCGGATGTCTATTGCCTGGACACGGATTTTTCCTAAAGGTGACGAGGCAGAGCCAAATGAAGCAGGTCTTCAGTTTTATGAAAATGTTTTTAAAGAGTGCCGCAAATATGGTATTGAGCCATTGGTTACAATCACACATTTCGACTGTCCTATGTATTTAATTGAGCACTATGGCGGCTGGCGCAACCGCAAGTTGATAGATTTTTATGAGCATTTGTGCCGTGCTCTGTTTACCCGCTTTAAAGGTTTGGTACATTACTGGCTGACGTTTAATGAAATCAATATGATTTTGCATGCTCCTTTTATGGGGGCAGGTCTGTACTTCGAAGAGGGCGAAAATGCTGAGGAAGTCAAGTATCAGGCAGCCCACCATGAGCTAGTGGCATCAGCTCTGGCAACAAAAATAGCTCACGAAGTGGATCCGGATAATAAAGTAGGCTGTATGCTGGCCGCCGGTCAGTATTATCCTAATACCTGCAATCCTGATGATTATTGGGAAGCACTGCAGGAGGATCGCGAAAATTATTTCTTTATTGATGTTCAGGCCCGAGGAGAATATCCTAACTATGCTAAGAAAAAGTTTGCTAAACTCGGATTGCAGCTTGAAATGACAGCAGAAGATTTGGTTCTTTTAAAAGAACATACAGTTGATTTTATTTCCTTTTCTTACTACTCAAGCCGAGTTGCTTCAGCAGATTCGTCGCTGAAGGAAACAACTGCCGGTAATATTTTTGCCTCCCTGAAGAATCCTTATTTAAAGTCGTCAGAGTGGGGCTGGCAAATTGATCCTTTGGGGCTGCGTATTACCCTCAATACACTTTGGGACCGTTATCAAAAGCCGCTTTTTATTGTTGAAAATGGTCTAGGAGCGGTTGACACTCCAGATGAGAATGGCTATGTGGCTGATGACTATCGGATAGACTATTTACGTGAGCACATCAAGACAATGAATCAGGCTATCAATGAAGACGGGGTAGAGCTTTGGGGCTACACAACCTGGGGCTGTATTGATTTAGTTTCTGCCGGAACTGGAGAAATGAAAAAACGTTACGGCTTCATTTATGTTGATCGTGATAATGAAGGAAACGGCAGCCTTAAACGTTCCAAGAAGAAGTCATTTGCTTGGTATAAAAAGGTTATCGCTTCTAATGGCACAGACCTTGACTGA
- a CDS encoding AI-2E family transporter yields MKFSKRQAGYLIAVFVICYFIQANWSSGANLINTVWTASQPFLIGAALAYIVNIVMTAYEHLFGLFMTSKRWFKLKRLLAMVSAYLSFIAVIVWLFSIVIPDLIASISSLMSIDTEALQQFLTDLYENKQFAKILDYLGLESDLTAAFSRYSRQILTQVLAILTGLLTSVTSIASTLVNVFVSLVFSIYVLSSKDQLQRQSRLLIDTYFSRYASTVYYVTGILHQRFRGFFAGQTIEAFILATLCTVGMMIFNFPFATTVGILVGFTNIIPVIGAYLGGLLGTILVLTQSPKQAFFFLIFLIILQQFESNIIYPKVVGGSIGLPAIWVLFSVIIGGSVFGIIGMLIAVPLSASIYQIIKDNVRKRQSQQPSPER; encoded by the coding sequence ATGAAATTTAGTAAAAGACAGGCCGGTTATTTAATTGCTGTTTTTGTGATATGTTATTTTATTCAGGCAAATTGGTCAAGCGGTGCTAATCTTATTAATACGGTTTGGACAGCCAGTCAGCCTTTTTTGATTGGGGCGGCTCTCGCTTATATTGTTAATATTGTCATGACCGCTTATGAGCATCTGTTCGGCTTATTCATGACATCGAAAAGATGGTTCAAGCTAAAAAGACTGCTGGCCATGGTTTCGGCTTATCTCAGTTTTATTGCAGTGATTGTCTGGCTTTTTTCCATTGTTATCCCAGATTTGATTGCCAGTATCAGCTCTTTAATGTCTATTGATACCGAGGCTTTGCAGCAGTTTTTGACAGACTTATATGAAAACAAACAGTTTGCTAAAATTCTTGATTATTTAGGCCTCGAATCTGATTTAACCGCCGCATTTTCCCGCTACAGCCGGCAAATCCTAACTCAGGTTTTAGCGATACTGACAGGGCTTCTAACATCAGTTACCTCTATTGCATCAACACTGGTGAATGTTTTTGTCAGTCTGGTATTCTCGATCTATGTACTCTCCAGCAAGGATCAGCTTCAGCGCCAATCACGTCTGTTGATCGATACGTATTTTTCTCGCTATGCTTCTACTGTTTACTATGTGACAGGGATTTTGCATCAGCGTTTTCGCGGTTTTTTCGCCGGGCAAACTATTGAAGCATTTATTCTTGCTACTCTGTGTACAGTTGGGATGATGATTTTTAATTTCCCCTTTGCGACGACAGTCGGTATCTTAGTCGGCTTCACAAATATTATTCCTGTTATCGGTGCTTATCTGGGAGGGCTTTTGGGGACTATTCTGGTTTTGACGCAATCTCCCAAGCAAGCTTTTTTCTTTTTAATATTTTTGATTATACTCCAACAGTTTGAAAGCAATATTATTTATCCTAAGGTTGTTGGGGGTTCTATTGGACTGCCGGCTATCTGGGTCTTGTTTTCTGTTATTATCGGCGGCTCGGTTTTTGGAATCATCGGTATGCTCATTGCGGTGCCGCTGAGTGCTTCTATCTATCAAATTATTAAAGATAATGTCAGAAAACGCCAATCTCAGCAGCCCTCACCTGAACGATGA
- a CDS encoding glycosyltransferase family 8 protein, which produces MKPINLLYSIDDSYVDQFKVTLFSVWQNASVKDMAVYVLQKKLLQRNAEIHQFCQQLGFAYFPVVIGEEAFKDAPTTDRYPETIYYRLLAHEYLPKELDRILYMDADILCLNDIVPLYHLDLSDKLFAAASHTSDTNIPELVNKLRLRNFEAEGYFNSGVLLMNLELNRQIVNHQDILAYIEKNSLLLFLPDQDILNALYGHKTLLIPDHIYNYDARYNILYFTRSSGQWDLDWVIKHTVFLHFCGRDKPWKKDYRGRYSALYKHYQHLTARVKSD; this is translated from the coding sequence ATGAAACCAATAAATTTGCTCTATTCAATCGATGATAGTTATGTTGACCAGTTTAAAGTAACTCTGTTTTCTGTTTGGCAAAATGCATCAGTAAAAGATATGGCTGTTTATGTTTTACAGAAAAAGCTGCTGCAAAGAAATGCCGAAATCCATCAATTTTGCCAGCAGCTGGGGTTTGCTTATTTTCCGGTTGTCATTGGCGAAGAGGCCTTTAAAGATGCTCCGACAACAGACCGTTATCCAGAAACGATTTATTATCGCCTGTTAGCCCACGAATATCTGCCTAAAGAGCTAGACCGGATTTTGTATATGGATGCGGATATTCTGTGTCTAAACGATATTGTGCCTTTGTACCATCTGGACCTTTCTGACAAACTGTTTGCTGCGGCCAGCCATACTTCAGATACTAATATTCCAGAGCTGGTCAATAAATTGAGGTTAAGGAATTTTGAAGCAGAAGGGTATTTTAATTCGGGTGTACTCCTGATGAATTTAGAGCTGAACCGCCAAATCGTTAACCATCAGGATATTCTTGCTTATATTGAAAAAAACAGTTTATTGCTCTTTTTGCCGGATCAGGATATCCTCAATGCTCTCTATGGTCATAAAACGCTTCTTATCCCAGATCATATTTATAATTATGATGCCCGCTATAATATTCTGTATTTCACCAGAAGTTCTGGGCAGTGGGACTTAGATTGGGTTATTAAACATACGGTTTTTCTGCATTTTTGCGGTCGGGATAAACCATGGAAAAAAGACTACAGAGGACGCTACAGCGCTCTTTATAAGCATTATCAGCATTTGACTGCCAGAGTCAAATCAGACTGA